In Rhodococcus qingshengii JCM 15477, the sequence TCGCGTCGTCGAATCACGTGTTCCATCCTGCCTCACGGGCAAGTCGACCTCGACGGCTGCATGCGGCCTCGAACGCTCGATCAGCGGCAACGTCCGCAATTGGCGCTCGAGATGCCACTGCAGGTGTGCCGCGACCAGTCCGCTGGCTTGCGTCCGCAGCGTCGCGGGCGCCGAATCGGTACCCTCCCACTCCCCTCGGAGCAGGGCTTCCATCAAGTCGAGCACTCCGGGCGACGGCGTCGCAGCACCCGCCGGGCGGCAATAGGTACACACGGCTCCGCCTGCGGCGACATGAAAGGCCCGGTGCGGTCCAGGAGCACTGCAGCGGGCGCACTCTTCGAGGGCAGGCGCCCAACCCGCATAGCCCATGGCTCTCAACAAGAACGCGTCGAGCACGAACTCGACCGGTCGTGCCTGCTCGGCGATCGCACGCAGTGCTCCCACCGTCAATCGCTGAAGCTGCGGGGCCGGCGCGCGTTCCTCGCCGGCCAACCGCTCGGCAGTTTCGAGTACGGCGCAGGCCGTGGTGTACCGGCTGTAGTCGTCGACGATGTCGGTGGCGAATGCGTCGACCGTCTGCACCTGAGTGATGATGTCGAGATTCTTGCCCGGAAGTAGTTGCACGTCGATGTGAGCAAACGGTTCGAGTCTGGCACCGAATTTGGAGGTGGTTCGGCGGACACCTTTGGCCACGGCACGTACCAACCCGAACTGACGGGTGAGCAACGTGACGATGTGGTCGGCTTCGCCCAGTTTGTGCAGGCGCAGCACCACCGCCGTGTCTCGATACAACCTCACTCGACCAGTGTCCCACGTTGTACCGACGACCGATCCCGATGCCGCGCCCGATGACAAGTCGGAAACACGGCAGGTCCGTCCGGATAGACTGGCGCGATGCCGAGCGACGCAATTGTGCAACCTGTCACTGCAGAGTTGACCGGTCGCGAAGCGCGGTGGGAGCGACACAACTCCGAGCGTCAGAAACGGATACTCACCTCGGCGGTCGAACTGATCGAAGAGCGTGCGGCAGGTGCCGAGGTGTCCGTCCAGCAGATCGCCGATCGTGCCGGCCTCGCCAAGTCGGTGGTGTACCGCCAATTCAGCGGCCGAGACCACCTCGATCGACGAGTGCGAGCGTTCGTGCTCGGCCAATTTGCGGCGGCCCTGGATGCTTCGATGAGCATTTCGGTAGGCACTCTCGACCAGATCCTGACCCGAACCATCAGCGCCGTCGCCGAGTGGATCACCGAGCATCCGCGGATTCACGAGTTCATGGGTACCGGCCCCACCGACTACGACGACGAGAGCATCGACGCGATCAGCAGTCTGAAGGCCACAATCGCCGACTCCGCCCGCACCACTATCACCGAAGTCGGTCGATCCGTGGGGATCGACTCCTCACCCTTCGATTCACTACCGTTCGCAGTGGTGACAATGGTCGAGGGCACGCTCACCCACTGGGTCCGAAGCACCGATCCGAAACCGAGCCGCGAAGAGATCGTCGCCGACCTCGCGAAATACACCTGGTACATGTTCGACGGCGTTGCCCGCTCGAGCGGACTACAGATCGATCCCCATGTCGAATTGTCCACGCTCATAGCCGAGCTGGTGTCCTCCGACGGAGGAACTTCGCGGCTGGACTAGATCCGGGTCTTGTCGGAACGCTTCGGCTCGCCGCGGTAGCGGGCGTAGTCGCCGTCGATGCGCAGCTTTCGCCACGCACGCTTCGACACCGGATTCATCAATCCGAGTTCGTCTGCCAGGGCTCGCATTTCGCCGAAGTAGTTACCCAGGATGCGGCGTGAATGCGGGCTCCCCCAGAAGGCGCTCTTCATCACCTCGTCCGGGATTCCGAATTCTTCGGCGAATTCCTTTGGCGGTGACATGATTTCACCCGCAAGCCAACGCATCGCGCCGGGGAAGGCGACCGATGTGATGGCTCGACTCGTACGACTGAGTCTGGGGACGTGATTGCGCAGGAACTCGTGAGCAAACGAGATGTGTCTCGCTTCTTCGGCGATGTGGATCTCCATGGTGCGGAGCATCGCCGGCGGCGTGTCCTTACCCTCACGGATGAGATCCTTCTGGAAGTGGTCGATCGGTTCTTCACCAGCCAGAATGCCGATGAAGAAGATGACCGGGAACTTTGCTCCCAGCACTCCGATGATCGGCGACAGTCGCCGGAACATCGGACGCATACCCGGCACGTCGATGTCCATGCGATTGACGAGTTCCTGGAACATCTGGATGTGATTGCACTCTTCGGTCATCTCGTGCAGGCAGTACCGGAACTCAGGCGACTGGTTGGGTAGCGCCATGATGTATTGCAGCATTCCCCGGATCAAGATGCTCTCGAAGGCCGAACCCACCTTGGTCACGTTCGCCTGACGCCACATTCCCATGGCGATTCGACGCTCCAACGACTGATCCTGGTACCACTGCGTCGCCCCGAGGGGGTCCGACACGGACGAGAGCACCCATCTCGGATCATGCGGATCGATCGCGAACTCTGGTGAATCCCAGTCGATGTCGAGATAGGGATCGAAACTGCGGGCAACTGAGCCCTCGGACAAAGTCTGCAGTACCTGGTGGTACGGCTTTTCCACTTCGATCGACGCTGACCGAGCCATCGGTGTCTCCTCACGGCCAGTCCGTCGATTGCAGTCGACGGACTTGAATGAGGTCAAACATAATGGGACACCGCGTCCCACGCAACCCCCTCGGGGGCCTATTTCAGGCCCGACGCAGCGGGATGATCTCGCGAACCTTCTCGTCCCGGAGATACAGTCCCGCCCACATGACGATTCCGGTGTAGACGGCAAACAGGGTCGTGCTCAGCAGAGGCTGTTCAGCTCGAAGGTTGGTCAACACCGCTCCCCCCAGGTAACCGGTGAGCAGAATCGCGCCGAGTATCGACGTTTGCGGAATCACGTACAGCGCAAGGCAGATCAGTTGCACCACCCCAGCCGTCAATGCCAGCGAGTCCGGCAACCCAAGTTCAGCCGACGCATCCTTGACTGTCTGAAGGTTGAGAATGTGAATGATGCCGTCGAAGAGCATGAAAACGACGAACAGCCCACTCAGGACGTATCCGAGCTTGCGAGCCGTGGCCGAAGGTGTCGTCGTCGTGGCGTTACCGGAAACAGTTTCGTTGTGGACGGGCTGGGTGGTCATCGGAATCTCCTGGGGCGAAGGCGAGCGGCCGGTTGCCACTTCGCTTGCAATTACGACTCCCGAGCGATCGAAAACTCATCGCGCCGGCCGTTACAACGCACCCGGCGTTCAGGACGATTCACCTCACGTGGTCTGATGGACGGTGACACGGGGTGCCGAAAAAGTCGGCTGAGATCAGACCCGATGAACCTGACCAGTTAGCACTGGCGGAGGGATGTCGACATGACCGAACAGCAATTTCAGCGCGCACTCAGCCTGGACGAGCAGATCGTTCTGATCACCGGTGGCGCCCGCGGGCTCGGCGCCGCACTGAGCCGAGCATTCTCCCGCTCGGGCGCCCGCGTAATCGTGAACTACAACAAGAGCCGCGATGCCGCCGAGGCCCTGGTCGCCGAACTGGGTGAGGATCGCACCTTCGCAGTCCAGGCGGACGTGACGGACCGCAGTTCCGTCGACCAGTTGTTCTCCGCTGCACGCGAGAGATTCGACGCACCGATCTCGACCGTGGTCGACAATGCACTGGTCGACTTCTCGTTCAACGGCGATGCACGGCCGAACGCGGACACGATCACCTGGGCCGACTTCGACTCTCAACTACGCGGAGCTGTTGCCGGAACACTCAATACCACCCAGGCAGCGCTACCAGGCATGCGCGAACTCGGCTTCGGCCGAATCATCACTGTCGGAACCAATCTGGTCCAGAATCCGGTAGTTCCGTACCACGACTACACCGCTGCCAAGGCCGCACTGTTGGCACTGACACGGACGCTGTCCGCCGACCTCGGTCCGGACGGGATCACAGTCAACATGGTCTCGGGCGGCTTGCTCCGCACCACCGATGCGAGCGCCGCAACACCGGAAGCCGTCTTCGACATGATCGCGGCAAGCACTCCCCTGCGCCGAGTCACCACGCCGGACGAATTTGCCGACGCTGCACTCTTTTTCGCCTCACCATGGTCACGGGCCGTGACCGGTCAGAACCTGGTTGTCGACGGCGGACTCGTCAAGAACTGATGGGCGCACAGCTGCGGATAGGTGCGTTCCTGCTCGGGTGCGGACATCACAGTGCGGCATGGCGTCATCGCGACTCACCGGTCGAAAGTCTCGGCGACATCACGTATTACGAGTCGCTCGCCCAGATCGCCGAACGCGGCAAGCTGGACGCCGTCTTCTTCGCTGACGGTCACAGTGTTCGCGAACCCGAGTCGGGTGCGTCGTGGTTTCTCGAGCCGATCACCGCATTGACTGCCATGGCACGAGCGACAGCGGACATCGGCCTGGTGACCACCATTTCCACCACTTTCTACACGCCATTCCACGCGGCACGACTGTTGGCCTCGCTCGACCACATCAGCGGCGGACGGGCCGGCTGGAACGTCGTGACCTCGATGTTCGACCAGGAGGCGCGCAACCACGGACTCGAGGCGATGCCCGATCACGCCTCCCGATATGAACGAGCCGACGAATTTGTCGAAGTGGCCCTCGCATTGTGGGATTCGTGGTCGGAAGACGCGCTGATCCTCGACCGGGCGGGACGTTTTGCCGACGCAGGCAAGATTTCTCGCATCGATCACGACGGCAAGCATTTTCGTGTCGACGGCCCGTTGACGGTTCCTCGATCCCCGCAGGGCAGACCGGTTTTGTTTCAGGCCGGGGCGTCCGAGCAGGGTCGCGATCTGGCGGCGCGTCGCGCCGAGGCAATCTATTCGGTTGCCTACGACTTACCCAGCGCACAGGCCTACTACGCGGACGTGAAATCGAGAATCGAGCGAGCCGGCCGGGATCCGAGTTCGGTCGCCGTGATGCCGGGACTGGTCACCTACGTCGGCAGCACCGTCGCCGAGGCCAGGGCGAAGAAGGCCGAACTCGATCTCCTGCTGCCCACCGAACAGTCGATACGCCAACTCTCGTTGTTCACCGGACAGGATTGCGAGAACTGGGATCTCGACGGGCCCGTGCCCCCGTTGCCTCCACTCGAAGCGTTCACCGGGCCGCAGGGCCGCTACGCCACTATTTTGCGGATCGTCGAGAAGGACGCACCGACTGTGCGGGAACTCCTCGGGACGCTCGCTGCGGGTGGTGGTCACGCAACGATGATCGGAACACCGGAGTCGATTGCCGACGAGATGGGATCCTGGTTGAACGGCCGCGGTGCCGACGGTTTCAATCTGATGCCGCCGACCTATCCGCAGGGCCTGGAAGATTTTGTCGATCACGTGATTCCAGTGCTGCAGGCGCGTGGGTTGTTCCGTCGCGAATACGAGGGAGCGACTCTGCGAGAAAACCTCACCTAGTCCGGCAGTAGCGGCACCGACAGATCCGGATCGCGTCCCAGGAGCACTCCCCTCGTGAGGGCCGCGGAGCCGAACTTCTTCCGGACACTGTCCATTGCCGAGTCGAGGGCGGCAGTGTCCGGACCCGCGAATCCTGGACCGTCGAAGGGCAATTCGAGTTGTTCGGCGCCGTCCCGATCCAGGTTGGAGACAGCGACACCGATCAACGTGATGCCCTTGTCCGCGATCATCGGTATCGCTTCGTCCAGCAGCACCATCGAGACGCTCAGCAATTCCGCTGTGTCGGCGGTGGACCGGCGCAGCGTGTGAGATCGAGTTGCCCGCGTGAAATCCGCGAAGCGGAGCCGGAGCGTGACCGTGCGCCCCGTCCGCTGCGCCGAACGCATGCGTCGACTGACACGGTCGACAAGGGACATCAACGACGCATCGAGTTCTGCGCGGGGATGGGATCCGCGACCCAGCGCATGCTGAGCACCCATCGAACTGCGGCCACGATAGGCGCGGACGGGGCGCGGATCTCGATTGTGTGAGAGTGCGTAGAGATGGCGACCGGCGCCGCCCCCGAGAATCGAGACGATCGAGGATTCGTCGTGCCGAGCGATGTCACCCACCGTCACGATGTCGAAGTTTCGCAGCTTCTGGGCCGTGATCTTGCCGACGCCCCACAGCTTCTCGACCGGCAAGGGATGCAGGAACTCGGTCTCGCCCTCCGGCGGCACTCGCAGCAATCCGTCGGGTTTCGCGAATGCACTGGCGACCTTGGCCAGGAACTTGGTGCGTGCGATTCCGACCGTGATCGGTAGTCCGACCTGCTCGGCCACATCGCGTCTGAGGTTGGCTCCGATCTGCAGCGGGTTTCCCACGATCTTGGCGAGCCCGCCGACCTCGAGAAAGGCCTCGTCTATGGAGATTCCTTCGACCAGCGGCGACGTGTCGTGAAAGACGTCGAACACGTCTTTGCTCGCCTGCGAGTACGCCGACATTCGCGGAGGGACAACTATCGCCTGAGGACACAGTGATCGGGCCTGACCACCGCTCATGGCTGTGCGAACCCCGAACGCCTTGGCCTCGTAGCTTGCCGCCAAGACCACCCCACCACCGACGATGACCGGCCTGCCGGCCAGAGTCGGGTCGTCGCGTTGCTCGACTGATGCGTAGAACGAATCGAGGTCCGCATGCAGGATTGTTGCGTCACCTGTGGACCGACTACCGCCAGAATGATTACCGCCGGAACGAGCACCGCCAGGGTGATTACCTGGCGTTTCTTGATCCAGCGATTCATGCGACACGAACATATGTTCCCATGCGCCACCGACACAATGAAAGGCCGCAAATAGATTCCATGGAATTAATCACGAATCGGGCGTACGGTGAGAAAATGATTCCACGGAATGCATATCGGTTCGGAGTCTGCTCTTGACCAGATCAGCCCTGAGCAGGCACTTCGACAACCTCGTCCGCTTCGAAACCGAACTGTGGACGGCCGTCGACCAGCGACTCCGAATCGAGCACGACCTGCCACTGAGTCGATTCGAGCCGATGCAGATCATCGACAGGCTCGGCTCCTGTCGGGTCTTCGACATCGCCGAGGCCCTCGCGATCACCGTCGGTGGCACGAGCAAGCTGGTGGATCGAATCGAAGCGGCTGGACACTGCCGTCGAAAATCCAATCCCACCGACAAACGATCCTCACTCATCGAGTTGACTCCCGAGGGCAATGAGCTGTTGCGGCGGGCGAAGGCAACGTTCGACGGCGAATTGGAGCGCCGTCTCGGTTCCGTGCTGACGCCCGACGCTCTCGATCGATTCGGCGCCACACTGGCCACGCTGCGTGAAGCCAATCGAAACCTGACACCGACCACGAAGGAAAAAGCATGACCGACACAATGCGCGCAATCGTGCTCGACGCCCCCGGCCCGCCAGAAGCATTGACTATCAGAGTGATTCCGATACCCGTGCCGATTGCGGGCTGGGTACTGGTCCGGGTGAAGGCTTTCGGCCTCAATCGATCCGAACTTCACACCCGCCTCGGCCTCGCCGAAGGCGTGACATTCCCGAGGGTGCTGGGCATCGAGGCCGTCGGCGAAGTGGTGAACTGCCCCGGCGGGGAGCTCACCGAAGGCCGGCAAGTCGCCGCCATGATGGGTGGGATGGGGAGGACGTTCGACGGCGGTTATGCCGAGTACACGTGCGTTCCCGTCAGTCAGGTCGTTCCCTTCTCGAGCGAACTGGACTGGTCGACAGTGGGAGCTGTTCCCGAGATGCTGCAGACGTCCTACGGCTCGCTGACGGTAGGACTGGACGCGAAATCCGGTCAATCCCTGTTGATCCGGGGAGGAACCTCCTCGGTCGGCATGGCAACCGCAGTCCTGGCGAAGCAGTGGGGACTCACTGTCCTTGCGACCACCCGAGATGCGAACAAAGCGTCGAATTGACCGCGATCGGGGTTGACCACGTTATCGTCGACGACGGTGCTGTGGCCGGCCAGGTTCGAGACATCCTCCCGGGCGGTGTTGATCTGGCCCTCGAATTGGTCGGAACACCAACACTTCCCGACACGTTGCGCGCGACCCGCGTTCACGGCACCGTGTGTTTCACGGGAATGCTGTCCAACGAGTGGACAGTCAAAGACTTTTATCCGATCGACTACATTCCACGCGGAGTGCGATTGACCTCGTACGGTGGGGACGCGTCCGACCTGCCTGCCGGCGTACTGCAAGACTTCCTCTCCGCTGTGGCGTCAGGCGAGGCGGTGGTACCGATCGACGAGGTGTTCGCGTTCGAGGACATCGCGCGAGCACATGCCAAGATGGAAGCCGGTACGGCACGTGGCAAATTGGTAGTTGTGCTCTGACCTGGCTTCTCACACCACGAATCGATAACCCATTCCTGCCTCGGTGATCAGATGCTTGGGGTTCGCCGGGTCATCCTCGAGCTTCCGACGAAGTTGAGCCAGGTAGACACGTAGATAGTGGGTCTCGGTGTCGTACGCCGGTCCCCACACTTCCCGAAGCAACTCCTTCTGCCCGACCAGCTTTCCGCGGTTGCGCACAAGCATCTCGAGCATGCCCCACTCGGTCGGAGTCAGGTGCACCTGTTCACCGCGCCGACTCACTGTTTTCGCAGCCAAGTCCACCGTGAAGGACGCGGTCTCGACCGACGGTTCCGAAGTGTCCGCCGCGGAGGTTCCCCGCCTCGCCGCAGCGCGCACGCGGGCCAGAAACTCGTCCATCCCGAAGGGCTTGGTGACGTAGTCGTCCGCACCGGCGTCGAGAGCCTCGACCTTGTCCGCGGAATCCGTGCGCGCCGACAGCACGATGACCGGCGCCGTGCACCAGCCACGCAGGCCGGCAAGCACTTCGGTGCCGTCCATGTCGGGCAGTCCGAGATCGAGTACCACGACGTCCGGTGGACGCTCGGCAGCAGCCCGCAAGGCACCGGCGCCCGTCGACGCGGTCACCACCTCGTACCCGCGCACCGAAAGATTGATACGCAGAGCTCGCAGAATCTGCGGTTCGTCGTCCACTACCAGGATTCGACTCATGATCCATTCCCATTCGTACCGGCCGCAGCCAATTCCACGATCATCGTCAATCCCCCACCGGGTGTGTCTGTGGCGCTGACCGTTCCGCCCATCGCATCGACAAATCCGCGCACCACGGAAAGTCCGAGGCCCACTCCGCCGGTGTTGTCGCGATCTCCCATCCGTTGGAACGGCTGGAACATCGTTTCGGCCTCACCTCGCGGAACACCTGGGCCCGTATCGGCAACACTGATCACCACACGATCACCGAGTTGCGCCGCCCCGACGCGCACCGGGGTTTCTCCCCCGTAGCGCAGAGCGTTGTCGACGATGTTCGCAATCACCCGCTCGAGCAGACCTTGATCTGCTTGCACTGCAACGGTACCCACGTCGACGACTACACTTCGAGCCCGCGAATCCGAGCGTCCACCGATGCCGAGGCCCAGCAACGCGCGGTGAACCACCTCGTCCAGATACACCGGCCGGAGCGTGGGTTTCACCACCCCGGCGGCAAGGCGGGACGAGTCGAGCAAGTTCCCGACCAGTGCCGTCAACTGATCCGCCGACTCCTCGATGGTTGCCAACAATTCAGCGGTGTCTTCGGGCGAGAACTCGATGTCGTCGCTGCGCAGACTGGACACCGCCGCCTTCACTCCGGCGAGAGGCGTTCGCAGGTCATGGCTTACCGCTGACAGCAAGGCTCGACGCAGTTGATCAGCCTCGGTGAGCGCGGCAGCCTTGCTCGCCTCGACTGTCAGTTTCTCCTGGCGGATCATCCCAACTGCTTGGTGAGCGACCACCGTCAGCACTCGTCGGTCCCGCGCACTCAGGTCGGGCCCAGCCAACAACAGCGCGTATTCCCCGTCGTTGACCTCACAGACCGTATCCGCTTCGTCGTCCGTGGTCGGCGGCTGCGTACCGACGGCAGCGATGACTCCGTCGTCGTGATGAATGACGGAAACCCCTCGCTGGCGATAGATTTCGAGTGCCTTCGCCAGAAGTGTCGACAGATCCGCTCCGCGGAGAACTGATCCCGCGAACAGTGTGAGCAGTTCGGCTTCCTCGGATGCGCGCTTCGCCTCGCGGGCGCGCTTTGCTGCGGCGTCGACCAGAACGGCAACTGCCACAGCCACGATCAACAGCACGACAGTAGTGATGAAGTTGTCAGGTTCGGCGATGGTGAAGCTGTACCGCGGATCGGTGAAGAAGTAATTGAGCAGCAGTCCCGAGATCAGTGCCGACAATATCGCCGGGCCGACGCCGCCGAGGAGGGCAACCAGAACGACCACGACGAAGAACAGCGCGTTCTCGCCGTTGACCCCGGAGATTCGGTCGACGAGACCCATGATCGCGGCCGCGAGCGAAGGCACGACGATCGCCGCAATCCACGACAGGACCCGGCGCTCCGAGCGCCCCAGCACCGAAATGCGTCGTCGCGCCGTCGCTTCCTCGTGCGTGACCATGTGAACGTCGATACCACCGGACTGCTGAACCACCGCAGCGCCGATCCCCTCGTCGAGGATGCGAGCCAGGCGGGAACGCCGCGACGTTCCCAGCACCAACTGTGTGGCGTTCTCCTCACGCGCGAACTCGAGGAGCGTCGACGGTACGTCGTCACCGACAACAGTGTGAAGCGTGGCGCCGACTCCGACAGCCAACGCGCGCACCTTGCCCATCTCGGGGGCCGAGACACCGGTGAGTCCGTCACCGCGTACGACGTGGACCACCATCAGCTCGGCGCTCGACTTCGACGCGATTCGAGATGCGCGTCGTACCAGGGTTTCCGACTCCGGTCCCCCGGTCACGGCAACGACGACACGCTCGCGCGCCTCCCAGGTATCGGTGATCTTGTTCTCGGCCCGGTATTTCGCCAGTGCGGCGTCCACCTGATCGGCCACCCACAGCAGTGCCAGTTCGCGTAGCGCCGTGAGGTTTCCGCGTCTGAAGTAATTGCCCAAGGCCGCATCGACCCGTTCCGGTGAATACACGTTTCCGTGAGAAAGTCTGCGGCGCAGCGCCTCCGGGGTGATGTCGACCAGCTCGACCTGCGCCGCACTACGTACTACCGCGTCCGGAACCGTCTCCTGCTGAACCACGCCGGTGATGTGCGCGACAACGTCGTTGAGGCTTTCGAGGTGTTGCACGTTGACCGTGGACAGAACGTCGATCCCGGCTTCGAGCAGTTCCTGTACGTCCTGCCAGCGCTTGTGATTCTTGCTCCCTGGCGTGTTGGTATGTGCCAACTCGTCCACCAGGACAAGGGCCGGACGCCGAGCCAACACGGCCTCGACGTCCAGTTCCGGCATCCGTGTTCCGCGATAATCCACCAGCTTGGGCGGCACTATTTCGAGGTCTCCGATCTGCGCCGCGGTGCGGGCGCGGCCGTGTGTCTCCACGACGGCCGCGACCACGTCACAGCCACGATCTCGACGCCGATGAGCCTCACCGAGCATCGCGAAGGTCTTTCCGACGCCAGGCGCAGCGCCGAGGTAGATACGCAATTCACCACGTTTGCGTGCCCTACCGAAAGATTGACCGACCTTCTCCGAAGAACTCACGTGACAATCATCCACCAGTCGTCGGTGCAGCACACGTAGGTGCCGTCAATCCGAGTGCCAGGTTCAATTCCAGTACGTTGACTCGCTCGGCTCCGAGAAATCCGAGTTGCCGACCGTCGGTGTGCTCGGCCACCAAGTCCCGCACCTGGTCTTCCGAGATGCCGTTGTTGGCCGCCACCCTCGCGACCTGCAGTTCGGCGTACGCCGGACTGATGTGGGGATCGATACCCGAGCCCGAACCGGTGACTGCGTCGACGGGAACCGATGCCGGGTCGACACCCTCACGTGCCGCGATGGCTGCCCGGCGCTCGATGACGAATCCGGCCAGAATCTCGCTGCTCGGCCCCTGGTTGGACGGCAGTGCCGCAGCGGGATCACCGGTGGCAAACGGATCCTCGTCCGAAACGGATCCGACAACACGATTGTGGAAGAACGGGTCCTGCTGCCCTTCGGCGACCTGCGGATCGACACCCACCCAGGCACTGCCGACCACGCAACCGGCGGCATCGGTGACCGGTGAGCCTTCGGCAGATCCGGAGCTGATCCGGCTGACACCCCACACCGCGGCGGGATAGACCACACCGAGAACGACGGTGAGCGCGAGCAATACGAGCAAACCCGCCCACACCTGTTTGGCAAAACCGATAGTGAAACGCATGTCAGGTCACCCAATTCCAGGAATCAAACGTACGACGAGATCGATCAACCAGATACCGACGAACGGTGTGATCACACCGCCGAGACCGTAGACGAGCAAGTTACGTCCGAGCAACTGCGATGCCGTCGACGGTCGGTATCGAACACCCTTGAGTGCCAACGGAATCAAACCGATGATCACCAAGGCGTTGAAGATCACGGCCGAGACGATCGCCGATTCGGGGGTGGCGAGACGCATGATGTTCAACGCGTCCAGCTGCGGGTAGATGCCGCTGAACAAGGCCGGCAGGATTGCGAAATACTTCGCCAGGTCGTTCGCCAACGAGAATGTGGTCAACGCGCCGCGGGTGATCAGCAATTGCTTGCCGATTTCCACCACCTCGATCAGCTTGGTGGGATCGGAGTCGAGATCGACCATGTTCCCGGCCTCTTTGGCTGCCGAGGTTCCCGTGTTCATCGCGACCCCGACATCGGCCTGGGCAAGGGCGGGAGCATCATTGGTCCCGTCACCGGTCATCGCGACGAGACGTCCGCCTTCCTGTTCCTTCCGGATCAGGGCCAGTTTGTCTTCCGGGGTGGCCTCCGCCATGAAGTCGTCGACGCCCGCCTCGTCGGCAATCGCCTTCGCGGTCAACGGATTGTCGCCGGTGATCATGATCGTGCGAATACCCATCGCCCGGAGTTCGGCGAACCTGTCAGCCATTCCCGGCTTGACGACGTCGGACAACGCGATCACGCCGAGGATCGAGGTACTCTCACCATGCTTGACGGCAACTACCAGCGGCGTTCCGCCCGCTTGGGCGATGTCGTTCACGGTGTCGGTCACCGCGCTCTCCGCGTGTCCACCGCCACTGACGACCCAGTTCATCACCGCATCTGCTGCACCCTTTCGGATTTGGCGTCCGGAGTGGTCGAGTCCGCTCATCCGGGTTTGTGCCGTGAACGGAACGAACTCGGCGCGTTCTTCGTCCAACGTCGGCTCGGCAGCGAGACCGAAATCCGCTGCGCACAGCTCGACGATGCTCCGTCCCTCGGGAGTTCCGTCGGCCAGGCTCGACAAGCGAGCTGCCGCAGCAAGATCGTCGGCGGATACACCGGGCGCCGGATGGAGTGCGGTGGCCCGGCGGTTACCGAAAGTGATGGTTCCGGTCTTGTCCATCAACAGGGTGTCGATGTCGCCCGCAGCTTCCACCGCGCGCCCCGACATCGCGAGAACGTTGCGCTGGACGAGGCGGTCCATGCCCGCGATACCGATCGCCGAGAGCAGCGCTCCGATGGTCGTCGGGATCAGGCAGACGAGAAGTGCGATCAGCTTGATCGGATCCTGCTCGTGCCCCGCGTACAAGCCCATCGGGCCGATGGCTACGACGGCGAGGAGGAAGATGACGGTCAACGACGCGAGCAGGATGTTGAGCGCAATCTCGTTGGGTGTCTTCTGACGTGAAGCACCCTCGACGAGCGCGATCATCCGGTCCACGAACGAACTGCCCGGTGCTGCGGTGATTTCCACGACGATGCGGTCCGAGAGAACCGTCGTACCACCGG encodes:
- a CDS encoding LLM class flavin-dependent oxidoreductase, with the protein product MGAQLRIGAFLLGCGHHSAAWRHRDSPVESLGDITYYESLAQIAERGKLDAVFFADGHSVREPESGASWFLEPITALTAMARATADIGLVTTISTTFYTPFHAARLLASLDHISGGRAGWNVVTSMFDQEARNHGLEAMPDHASRYERADEFVEVALALWDSWSEDALILDRAGRFADAGKISRIDHDGKHFRVDGPLTVPRSPQGRPVLFQAGASEQGRDLAARRAEAIYSVAYDLPSAQAYYADVKSRIERAGRDPSSVAVMPGLVTYVGSTVAEARAKKAELDLLLPTEQSIRQLSLFTGQDCENWDLDGPVPPLPPLEAFTGPQGRYATILRIVEKDAPTVRELLGTLAAGGGHATMIGTPESIADEMGSWLNGRGADGFNLMPPTYPQGLEDFVDHVIPVLQARGLFRREYEGATLRENLT
- a CDS encoding DoxX family protein, with protein sequence MTTQPVHNETVSGNATTTTPSATARKLGYVLSGLFVVFMLFDGIIHILNLQTVKDASAELGLPDSLALTAGVVQLICLALYVIPQTSILGAILLTGYLGGAVLTNLRAEQPLLSTTLFAVYTGIVMWAGLYLRDEKVREIIPLRRA
- a CDS encoding TetR/AcrR family transcriptional regulator, whose product is MPSDAIVQPVTAELTGREARWERHNSERQKRILTSAVELIEERAAGAEVSVQQIADRAGLAKSVVYRQFSGRDHLDRRVRAFVLGQFAAALDASMSISVGTLDQILTRTISAVAEWITEHPRIHEFMGTGPTDYDDESIDAISSLKATIADSARTTITEVGRSVGIDSSPFDSLPFAVVTMVEGTLTHWVRSTDPKPSREEIVADLAKYTWYMFDGVARSSGLQIDPHVELSTLIAELVSSDGGTSRLD
- a CDS encoding 3-oxoacyl-ACP reductase, with the translated sequence MTEQQFQRALSLDEQIVLITGGARGLGAALSRAFSRSGARVIVNYNKSRDAAEALVAELGEDRTFAVQADVTDRSSVDQLFSAARERFDAPISTVVDNALVDFSFNGDARPNADTITWADFDSQLRGAVAGTLNTTQAALPGMRELGFGRIITVGTNLVQNPVVPYHDYTAAKAALLALTRTLSADLGPDGITVNMVSGGLLRTTDASAATPEAVFDMIAASTPLRRVTTPDEFADAALFFASPWSRAVTGQNLVVDGGLVKN
- a CDS encoding AurF N-oxygenase family protein yields the protein MARSASIEVEKPYHQVLQTLSEGSVARSFDPYLDIDWDSPEFAIDPHDPRWVLSSVSDPLGATQWYQDQSLERRIAMGMWRQANVTKVGSAFESILIRGMLQYIMALPNQSPEFRYCLHEMTEECNHIQMFQELVNRMDIDVPGMRPMFRRLSPIIGVLGAKFPVIFFIGILAGEEPIDHFQKDLIREGKDTPPAMLRTMEIHIAEEARHISFAHEFLRNHVPRLSRTSRAITSVAFPGAMRWLAGEIMSPPKEFAEEFGIPDEVMKSAFWGSPHSRRILGNYFGEMRALADELGLMNPVSKRAWRKLRIDGDYARYRGEPKRSDKTRI
- the recO gene encoding DNA repair protein RecO yields the protein MRLYRDTAVVLRLHKLGEADHIVTLLTRQFGLVRAVAKGVRRTTSKFGARLEPFAHIDVQLLPGKNLDIITQVQTVDAFATDIVDDYSRYTTACAVLETAERLAGEERAPAPQLQRLTVGALRAIAEQARPVEFVLDAFLLRAMGYAGWAPALEECARCSAPGPHRAFHVAAGGAVCTYCRPAGAATPSPGVLDLMEALLRGEWEGTDSAPATLRTQASGLVAAHLQWHLERQLRTLPLIERSRPHAAVEVDLPVRQDGTRDSTTRTANSA